One genomic region from Lathamus discolor isolate bLatDis1 chromosome 21, bLatDis1.hap1, whole genome shotgun sequence encodes:
- the R3HDM4 gene encoding R3H domain-containing protein 4 isoform X1: MVIPKPCAWPSGTVTIELLMNHLWGDPGEPAPPAHAGAMGSSNGVERSASPAGDDMARAGAASITGDRSRCRHPGQDGSGGSGCVMASVRRIEDCLPPLEDSPSKRFSPSKRKQYFINKAIRNSDLTPRAKGRKSLQRLENTRYLMTLLERDGCGSEEGELVHSAAPSIFTEACNNETYVEIWNDFMNRSGEEQERVLLYLEEEAGKKHRRKLPVKSEDKWKEHASYSPQECFQRISRRLRATLKRGRIPMGTLEGLEEELLAFFSVTPHSVYTALMDNRFGHRREASDESEQQTPRLPAPRAPALRLPGADELIPAPRDPQPLALVRRRLPSSLLFP, encoded by the exons ATGGTCATCCCTAAACCATGCGCCTGGCCAAGTGGCACCGTGACCATAGAGtta CTCATGAACCACCTTTGGGGGGACCCGGGAGAACCAGCACCACCAGCCCATGCCGGGGCCATGGGGAGCAGTAACGGTGTGGAGCGAAGCGCCAGCCCAGCTGGCGATGACATGGCCAGGGCGGGCGCTGCCTCGATAACCGGAGATAGGAGCCGCTGCCGTCACCCGGGCCAGGACGGCTCCGGTGGCTCTGGCTGCGTGATGGCGAGCGTGAG GAGGATCGAGGACTGCCTGCCCCCGCTGGAGGACTCCCCATCCAAGCGGTTCTCCCCCTCCAAGAGGAAGCAGTATTTCATCAACAAGGCCATCCGCAACTCGGACCTCACCCCCAGGGCCAAGGGGCGCAAGAGCCTGCAGAGGCTGGAGAACA CCCGTTACCTGATGACGCTTCTGGAGCGAGATGGATGCGGGAGCGAGGAGGGGGAGCTCGTCCACTCCGCTGCCCCGAGCATCTTCACCGAGGCCTGTAACAACGAGACCTACGTGGAG ATCTGGAACGACTTCATGAACCGGTCGGGAGAAGAGCAGGAGCGAGTCCTGCTCTACCTGGAGGAGGAGGCCGGGAAGAAGCACAGGAGGAAGCTGCCTGTCAAGAGTGAAGACAAGTGGAAAG AGCACGCGTCCTACTCGCCCCAGGAGTGCTTCCAGCGCATCAGCCGCCGCCTGCGCGCCACGCTGAAGCGGGGCCGCATCCCCATG GGCACGCtggaggggctggaggaggagctgctAGCCTTTTTCTCCGTCACCCCTCACTCCGTCTACACGGCGCTGATGGACAACAG gTTCGGACATCGAAGGGAAGCGTCAGATGAAAGTGAGCAACAAACACCGCGTCTTCCTGCCCCCCGAGCTCCTGCTCTCAGACTACCTGGGGCAGATGAGCTGATACCCGCCCCCAGGGACCCCCAGCCCCTCGCTTTGGTGCGCCGAAGGCTTCCTTCATCCCTTCTCTTCCCGTGA
- the R3HDM4 gene encoding R3H domain-containing protein 4 isoform X2: MVIPKPCAWPSGTVTIELLMNHLWGDPGEPAPPAHAGAMGSSNGVERSASPAGDDMARAGAASITGDRSRCRHPGQDGSGGSGCVMASVRRIEDCLPPLEDSPSKRFSPSKRKQYFINKAIRNSDLTPRAKGRKSLQRLENTRYLMTLLERDGCGSEEGELVHSAAPSIFTEACNNETYVEIWNDFMNRSGEEQERVLLYLEEEAGKKHRRKLPVKSEDKWKEHASYSPQECFQRISRRLRATLKRGRIPMGTLEGLEEELLAFFSVTPHSVYTALMDNSFERLLLHALCQYMDLVSASSDIEGKRQMKVSNKHRVFLPPELLLSDYLGQMS, translated from the exons ATGGTCATCCCTAAACCATGCGCCTGGCCAAGTGGCACCGTGACCATAGAGtta CTCATGAACCACCTTTGGGGGGACCCGGGAGAACCAGCACCACCAGCCCATGCCGGGGCCATGGGGAGCAGTAACGGTGTGGAGCGAAGCGCCAGCCCAGCTGGCGATGACATGGCCAGGGCGGGCGCTGCCTCGATAACCGGAGATAGGAGCCGCTGCCGTCACCCGGGCCAGGACGGCTCCGGTGGCTCTGGCTGCGTGATGGCGAGCGTGAG GAGGATCGAGGACTGCCTGCCCCCGCTGGAGGACTCCCCATCCAAGCGGTTCTCCCCCTCCAAGAGGAAGCAGTATTTCATCAACAAGGCCATCCGCAACTCGGACCTCACCCCCAGGGCCAAGGGGCGCAAGAGCCTGCAGAGGCTGGAGAACA CCCGTTACCTGATGACGCTTCTGGAGCGAGATGGATGCGGGAGCGAGGAGGGGGAGCTCGTCCACTCCGCTGCCCCGAGCATCTTCACCGAGGCCTGTAACAACGAGACCTACGTGGAG ATCTGGAACGACTTCATGAACCGGTCGGGAGAAGAGCAGGAGCGAGTCCTGCTCTACCTGGAGGAGGAGGCCGGGAAGAAGCACAGGAGGAAGCTGCCTGTCAAGAGTGAAGACAAGTGGAAAG AGCACGCGTCCTACTCGCCCCAGGAGTGCTTCCAGCGCATCAGCCGCCGCCTGCGCGCCACGCTGAAGCGGGGCCGCATCCCCATG GGCACGCtggaggggctggaggaggagctgctAGCCTTTTTCTCCGTCACCCCTCACTCCGTCTACACGGCGCTGATGGACAACAG CTTCGAGCGGCTCCTGCTCCACGCGCTCTGCCAGTACATGGACCTCGTCTCTGCCA gTTCGGACATCGAAGGGAAGCGTCAGATGAAAGTGAGCAACAAACACCGCGTCTTCCTGCCCCCCGAGCTCCTGCTCTCAGACTACCTGGGGCAGATGAGCTGA
- the R3HDM4 gene encoding R3H domain-containing protein 4 isoform X3: MNHLWGDPGEPAPPAHAGAMGSSNGVERSASPAGDDMARAGAASITGDRSRCRHPGQDGSGGSGCVMASVRRIEDCLPPLEDSPSKRFSPSKRKQYFINKAIRNSDLTPRAKGRKSLQRLENTRYLMTLLERDGCGSEEGELVHSAAPSIFTEACNNETYVEIWNDFMNRSGEEQERVLLYLEEEAGKKHRRKLPVKSEDKWKEHASYSPQECFQRISRRLRATLKRGRIPMGTLEGLEEELLAFFSVTPHSVYTALMDNRFGHRREASDESEQQTPRLPAPRAPALRLPGADELIPAPRDPQPLALVRRRLPSSLLFP, translated from the exons ATGAACCACCTTTGGGGGGACCCGGGAGAACCAGCACCACCAGCCCATGCCGGGGCCATGGGGAGCAGTAACGGTGTGGAGCGAAGCGCCAGCCCAGCTGGCGATGACATGGCCAGGGCGGGCGCTGCCTCGATAACCGGAGATAGGAGCCGCTGCCGTCACCCGGGCCAGGACGGCTCCGGTGGCTCTGGCTGCGTGATGGCGAGCGTGAG GAGGATCGAGGACTGCCTGCCCCCGCTGGAGGACTCCCCATCCAAGCGGTTCTCCCCCTCCAAGAGGAAGCAGTATTTCATCAACAAGGCCATCCGCAACTCGGACCTCACCCCCAGGGCCAAGGGGCGCAAGAGCCTGCAGAGGCTGGAGAACA CCCGTTACCTGATGACGCTTCTGGAGCGAGATGGATGCGGGAGCGAGGAGGGGGAGCTCGTCCACTCCGCTGCCCCGAGCATCTTCACCGAGGCCTGTAACAACGAGACCTACGTGGAG ATCTGGAACGACTTCATGAACCGGTCGGGAGAAGAGCAGGAGCGAGTCCTGCTCTACCTGGAGGAGGAGGCCGGGAAGAAGCACAGGAGGAAGCTGCCTGTCAAGAGTGAAGACAAGTGGAAAG AGCACGCGTCCTACTCGCCCCAGGAGTGCTTCCAGCGCATCAGCCGCCGCCTGCGCGCCACGCTGAAGCGGGGCCGCATCCCCATG GGCACGCtggaggggctggaggaggagctgctAGCCTTTTTCTCCGTCACCCCTCACTCCGTCTACACGGCGCTGATGGACAACAG gTTCGGACATCGAAGGGAAGCGTCAGATGAAAGTGAGCAACAAACACCGCGTCTTCCTGCCCCCCGAGCTCCTGCTCTCAGACTACCTGGGGCAGATGAGCTGATACCCGCCCCCAGGGACCCCCAGCCCCTCGCTTTGGTGCGCCGAAGGCTTCCTTCATCCCTTCTCTTCCCGTGA
- the CFD gene encoding complement factor D, which translates to MGLSPAPVLVLTLLLGGTVNGQPRGRILGGYEAQPHLRPYMASLQLDGQHVCGGFLIAKQWVLSAAHCTEETDGKMFQVLLGAHSLTEPEPHKRLYRVRAQIPHPGSNIHNNKDDLLLLQLEEEAELNEHVQVLPLQREDRDVAPDTVCEVAGWGTINHSGRRPDKLYQLERPVLSRDVCNHRTRHDHTITEKMMCTDSRRKDTCKGDSGGPLVCNGVAEGVVTAGSRVCGNYKKPAIYTRVAPYAAWIDGVIAAGDGAAP; encoded by the exons TG GGCAGCCCCGGGGACGGATCCTGGGGGGCTACGAGGCCCAGCCCCACCTGAGGCCGTACATGGCCTCGCTGCAGCTGGACGGGCAGCACGTCTGCGGGGGCTTCCTCATCGCCAAGCAGTGGGTGCTGAGCGCTGCCCACTGCACCGAGGAGAC GGATGGCAAAATGTTCCAGGTCCTCCTGGGCGCCCACTCGCTCACGGAGCCGGAGCCCCACAAGCGCCTGTACCGGGTTCGTGCCCAGATCCCCCACCCCGGCAGCAACATCCACAACAACAAGGACgatctcctcctgctgcag ctggaggaggaagcGGAGCTGAACGAACACGTGCAGGTGCTGCCGCTGCAGCGGGAGGACCGGGACGTGGCTCCGGACACCGTGTGCGAGGTTGCGGGTTGGGGCACCATCAACCACAGCGGCCGCCGGCCCGACAAGCTCTACCAGCTGGAGCGGCCGGTGCTGAGCCGCGATGTCTGCAACCATCGCACCCGCCACGACCACACCATCACCGAGAAGATGATGTGCACCGACTCCCGCAGGAAGGACACCTGCAAG GGAGACTCCGGCGGCCCCTTGGTCTGCAATGGGGTGGCCGAGGGGGTGGTCACGGCCGGGTCCCGCGTCTGCGGCAACTACAAGAAGCCGGCGATCTACACCCGCGTCGCGCCCTACGCTGCCTGGATCGACGGCGTCATCGCGGCTGGGGACGGGGCCGCTCCCTGA
- the R3HDM4 gene encoding R3H domain-containing protein 4 isoform X5 — MVVLRGGAGPEEPYPRIEDCLPPLEDSPSKRFSPSKRKQYFINKAIRNSDLTPRAKGRKSLQRLENTRYLMTLLERDGCGSEEGELVHSAAPSIFTEACNNETYVEIWNDFMNRSGEEQERVLLYLEEEAGKKHRRKLPVKSEDKWKEHASYSPQECFQRISRRLRATLKRGRIPMGTLEGLEEELLAFFSVTPHSVYTALMDNSFERLLLHALCQYMDLVSASSDIEGKRQMKVSNKHRVFLPPELLLSDYLGQMS, encoded by the exons ATGGTGGTGTTGCGCGGCGGTGCGGGCCCCGAGGAGCCCTACCC GAGGATCGAGGACTGCCTGCCCCCGCTGGAGGACTCCCCATCCAAGCGGTTCTCCCCCTCCAAGAGGAAGCAGTATTTCATCAACAAGGCCATCCGCAACTCGGACCTCACCCCCAGGGCCAAGGGGCGCAAGAGCCTGCAGAGGCTGGAGAACA CCCGTTACCTGATGACGCTTCTGGAGCGAGATGGATGCGGGAGCGAGGAGGGGGAGCTCGTCCACTCCGCTGCCCCGAGCATCTTCACCGAGGCCTGTAACAACGAGACCTACGTGGAG ATCTGGAACGACTTCATGAACCGGTCGGGAGAAGAGCAGGAGCGAGTCCTGCTCTACCTGGAGGAGGAGGCCGGGAAGAAGCACAGGAGGAAGCTGCCTGTCAAGAGTGAAGACAAGTGGAAAG AGCACGCGTCCTACTCGCCCCAGGAGTGCTTCCAGCGCATCAGCCGCCGCCTGCGCGCCACGCTGAAGCGGGGCCGCATCCCCATG GGCACGCtggaggggctggaggaggagctgctAGCCTTTTTCTCCGTCACCCCTCACTCCGTCTACACGGCGCTGATGGACAACAG CTTCGAGCGGCTCCTGCTCCACGCGCTCTGCCAGTACATGGACCTCGTCTCTGCCA gTTCGGACATCGAAGGGAAGCGTCAGATGAAAGTGAGCAACAAACACCGCGTCTTCCTGCCCCCCGAGCTCCTGCTCTCAGACTACCTGGGGCAGATGAGCTGA
- the R3HDM4 gene encoding R3H domain-containing protein 4 isoform X4, giving the protein MVVLRGGAGPEEPYPRIEDCLPPLEDSPSKRFSPSKRKQYFINKAIRNSDLTPRAKGRKSLQRLENTRYLMTLLERDGCGSEEGELVHSAAPSIFTEACNNETYVEIWNDFMNRSGEEQERVLLYLEEEAGKKHRRKLPVKSEDKWKEHASYSPQECFQRISRRLRATLKRGRIPMGTLEGLEEELLAFFSVTPHSVYTALMDNRFGHRREASDESEQQTPRLPAPRAPALRLPGADELIPAPRDPQPLALVRRRLPSSLLFP; this is encoded by the exons ATGGTGGTGTTGCGCGGCGGTGCGGGCCCCGAGGAGCCCTACCC GAGGATCGAGGACTGCCTGCCCCCGCTGGAGGACTCCCCATCCAAGCGGTTCTCCCCCTCCAAGAGGAAGCAGTATTTCATCAACAAGGCCATCCGCAACTCGGACCTCACCCCCAGGGCCAAGGGGCGCAAGAGCCTGCAGAGGCTGGAGAACA CCCGTTACCTGATGACGCTTCTGGAGCGAGATGGATGCGGGAGCGAGGAGGGGGAGCTCGTCCACTCCGCTGCCCCGAGCATCTTCACCGAGGCCTGTAACAACGAGACCTACGTGGAG ATCTGGAACGACTTCATGAACCGGTCGGGAGAAGAGCAGGAGCGAGTCCTGCTCTACCTGGAGGAGGAGGCCGGGAAGAAGCACAGGAGGAAGCTGCCTGTCAAGAGTGAAGACAAGTGGAAAG AGCACGCGTCCTACTCGCCCCAGGAGTGCTTCCAGCGCATCAGCCGCCGCCTGCGCGCCACGCTGAAGCGGGGCCGCATCCCCATG GGCACGCtggaggggctggaggaggagctgctAGCCTTTTTCTCCGTCACCCCTCACTCCGTCTACACGGCGCTGATGGACAACAG gTTCGGACATCGAAGGGAAGCGTCAGATGAAAGTGAGCAACAAACACCGCGTCTTCCTGCCCCCCGAGCTCCTGCTCTCAGACTACCTGGGGCAGATGAGCTGATACCCGCCCCCAGGGACCCCCAGCCCCTCGCTTTGGTGCGCCGAAGGCTTCCTTCATCCCTTCTCTTCCCGTGA
- the MED16 gene encoding mediator of RNA polymerase II transcription subunit 16: MDLAYVCEWEKRPKSNHCPSVPLVCAWSCRNLIAFTTDLRNEEEKDLTHMVHIIDTEHPWDVYSVNSGHAEVITCLEWDQSGSRLLSADADGHVKCWSMTDHLANSWENTVGSMVEGDPVVALSWLHNGVKLALHVEKSGASNFGEKFSRVKFSPSLTLFGGKPMEGWIAVTISGLVTVSLLKPNGQVLTSTESLRCRVALADVAFTGGGNIVVATSDGSSTSPVQFYKVCVSVVNEKCKIDTEILPSLFMRCTTDPARKDKYPAITHLKFLARDMSEQVLLCASSQNSSIVECWSLRKEGLPVNNIFQQISPVVGDKQPMILKWRILSATNDLDRVSAVALPKLPISLTNTDLKVANDTKFFPGLGLALAFHDGSVHIVHRLSLQMMAVFYGSSSQRPVDEQAIKRQRTAGPLVHFKAMQLSWTSLALAGIDSHGKLSMLRISPSMGHVLDMNMSLRHLLFLLEYCMVTGYDWWDILLHVQPNMVQNLVEKLHEEYMRQNAALQQVLSTRIVAMKASLCKLSSSTIARVCDYHAKLFLIAISCTLKSLLRPHVLNTPDKSPGDRLTEICSKITDIDIDKVMINLKTEEFVLEMNTLQSLQQLIQWVGDFVLYLLASLPNQGSPVRPGHSFLRDGASLGMFRELMVVIRIWGLLKPSCLPVYTATSDTQDSMSLLFRLLTKLWLCCREENHITEPDDTLIDECCLLPSQLLIPNIDWLPINDGIISKLQNKQLVRLQFGKAPGLVGHTVSSQFDAFVRAPGQPKIDHLRRLHLGAYPTEECKSCTRCGCVTMLKSPNKVTAVKQWEQRWIKNCLCGGLWRRMPLSYS; this comes from the exons ATGGATCTGGCGTACGTGTGCGAATGGGAGAAGAGGCCGAAGAGCAACCACTGCCCGTCCGTGCCGCTGGTGTGCGCCTGGTCCTGCCGCAACCTCATCGCCTTCACCACGGACCTCAGgaatgaggaggagaaag ATCTCACCCACATGGTCCACATCATCGACACCGAGCACCCATGGGATGTCTACTCTGTTAACTCTGGCCACGCTGAAGTCATCACTTGTCTGGAGTGGGACCAGTCCG GCTccaggctgctctctgcagaCGCGGATGGCCACGTCAAGTGCTGGAGCATGACGGATCACTTGGCCAACAGCTGGGAGAACACAGTGGGCAGCATGGTGGAAGGGGACCCAGTGGTGGCCCTGTCCTGGCTGCACAACGGTGTGAAGCTGGCTCTGCACGTGGAAAAG TCTGGAGCATCCAACTTTGGCGAGAAGTTCTCCAGGGTCAAGTTCTCCCCATCGCTGACGCTCTTTGGTGGGAAGCCCATGGAGGGCTGGATCGCGGTGACCATCAGTGGGCTGGTGACCGTGTCCCTCCTCAAGCCCAATGGGCAAGTGCTGACGTCCACAGAGAGCCTGCGCTGCCGCGTGGCCTTGGCCGACGTGGCCTTCACCGGCGGGGGGAACATCGTGGTGGCCACCTCGGATGGTAGCAGCACCTCCCCGGTGCAGTTCTACAAGGTCTGTGTCAGCGTGGTGAATGAGAAGTGCAAAATAGACACCGAGATCCTGCCTTCCCTCTTCATGCGCTGCACCACGGACCCTGCCCGCAAAGACAAGTACCCGGCCATCACTCACCTCAAGTTCCTCGCTCGGGACATGTCGGAGCAG GTGCTGCTTTGTGCTTCCAGCCAGAACAGCAGCATCGTGGAGTGCTGGTCTCTGCGGAAGGAGGGCTTGCCAGTCAACAACATCTTCCAGCAAATCTCTCCTGTGG TCGGAGACAAGCAGCCCATGATCCTCAAGTGGCGGATCCTCTCTGCCACCAATGACTTGGACCGCGTCTCGGCTGTGGCTCTGCCGAAGCTGCCGATCTCCCTGACCAACACTGACCTGAAGGTGGCCAACGACACCAAATTCTTCCCTGGATTGG GCTTGGCTTTGGCTTTTCACGATGGCAGCGTGCACATTGTGCACCGCCTGTCCTTGCAAATGATGGCTGTCTTCTATGGGTCCTCCTCCCAGCGCCCCGTGGACGAGCAGGCCATCAAGAGGCAGCGAACTGCTGGACCCCTGGTTCACTTCAAAGCCATGCAGCTCTCCTGGACGTCCCTGGCCTTGGCTGGCATTGATAGTCACGGGAAG CTGAGCATGCTTCGCATCTCACCCTCCATGGGCCACGTGCTGGACATGAACATGTCCCTCCGTCACTTGCTGTTCCTGCTGGAGTACTGCATGGTGACTGGCTACGACTGGTGGGACATCCTGCTCCATGTCCAGCCCAACATGGTCCAGAACCTGGTGGAGAAGCTGCATGAAGAGTACATGCGCCAGAACGCGGCCCTGCAGCAG GTCCTCTCCACACGCATTGTGGCCATGAAGGCCTCTCTCTGCAAGCTCTCCTCCAGCACCATCGCCCGGGTGTGTGACTACCACGCCAAGCTCTTCCTCATCGCCATCAGCTGCACCTTGAAGTCACTGCTGCGCCCGCACGTCCTCAACACCCCAGACAAGAGCCCCGGGGACCGGCTCACCGAAATCTGCTCCAAGATCACAGATATAG ACATTGACAAGGTGATGATTAACCTGAAGACAGAGGAGTTTGTCCTGGAGATGAACACGCTGcagtccctgcagcagctcatccAGTGGGTGGGAGATTTTGTGCTCTACCTGCTGGCCAGCCTTCCTAACCAG GGCTCCCCTGTGCGGCCAGGGCACAGCTTCCTGCgggatggagcatccctgggcaTGTTCAGGGAGCTGATGGTGGTGATCCGCATCTGGGGACTGCTGAAGCCGAGCTGCCTCCCTGTCTACACAGCGACCTCCGACACCCAGGACAGCATGTCCCTCCTCTTCAGGCTCCTAACGAAGCTCTGGCTGTGCT GTCGTGAGGAAAATCACATCACGGAGCCCGACGATACCCTCATAGACGAATGCTGCCTGCTGCCCAGCCAGCTGCTCATCCCCAACATCGACTGGCTGCCCATCAACGACGGCATCATCAGCAAGCTGCAGAACAAGCAGCTCGTCCGGCTGCAGTTTGGGAAAGCCCCCGGCCTCGTTGGGCACACCGTCTCTTCCCAGTTTGATGCCTTTGTCAG GGCCCCTGGACAGCCTAAAATTGACCACCTGCGGCGGCTGCACTTGGGTGCCTACCCAACAGAGGAGTGCAAGTCCTGCACCCG GTGTGGCTGTGTCACGATGCTGAAGTCACCCAACAAAGTGACGGCGGTGAAGCAGTGGGAGCAGCGCTGGATCAAGAACTGCTTGTGCGGGGGGCTGTGGAGGAGGATGCCCCTCAGCTACTCCTGA
- the ARID3A gene encoding AT-rich interactive domain-containing protein 3A: MKLQAVMENLQRQQRARLQQALEARQQEQQQQHRSTSPPAQPPPGPGQPPASTPARARGQDAAPAPSEEGAEPESAHMQRAQMAALAAMRAAAAGLSHSSSPGPSDESQASEEEEEEEEEHGEEEEEEDGGYQQEMGSEEEEDLKGKWDEDDFEEDLGEEEEEEEEEEEEEDYEEEEDMGEEGLGSAEAVRAGAGSLLLRKPPAPQHYRGEPQRVPGGQERLPPGLGHAQPPPPAPDHGDWTYEEQFKQLYELDGDPRRKEFLDDLFSFMQKRGTPVNRIPIMAKQVLDLYMLYTLVTEKGGLVEVINKKLWREITKGLNLPTSITSAAFTLRTQYMKYLYPYECEKRGLSNPNELQAAIDSNRREGRRQGFGSSLFTYSPGGTHGLLSSPKLPVPALGLASATNGGSIAPVQKIKKEEDSPIPISVPSRLPVSLAGHPVVAAQAAAVQVAAAAQAAALEQLREKLESGEPPEKKMALVTDEQQRLMQRALQQNLLAMTAQLPMSIRINSQGTRSPENRQDSATGLSSNGTNSISMSVEINGIVYTGVLFAQTPGPSSSSSSSSSSLPSSAYSKGNGGGGSRSSGSGGSGVGSGGGGGTAAPPNLAVPPTSTSNNASP, from the exons ATGAAGCTGCAGGCGGTGATGGAGAACCTGCAGCGGCAGCAGCGCGCGCGGCTGCAGCAGGCGCTGGAAGCgcggcagcaggagcagcagcagcagcatcgcTCCACGTCCCCCCCGGCACAGCCCCCACCGGGCCCGGGGCAGCCCCCAGCCAGCACCCCGGCCCGTGCCCGCGGTCAGGATGCGGCCCCAGCGCCCTCGGAGGAAGGAGCGGAGCCCGAGAGCGCGCACATGCAGCGGGCGCAGATGGCCGCTCTCGCTGCCATGCGGGCGGCAGCCGCCGGCCTGAGCCACTCGTCCAGCCCCGGGCCGTCGGATGAGAGCCAGGCctcggaggaggaggaggaggaggaggaggaacacggcgaggaggaggaggaggaggatggcgGGTACCAGCAGGAGATgggctctgaggaggaggaggatct GAAGGGCAAGTGGGATGAAGATGACTTTGAAGAGGACCtgggtgaggaggaagaggaagaagaggaggaggaggaagaggaagactacgaggaggaggaagataTGGGAGAGGAAGGGCTCGGCTCGGCAGAGGCGGTGCGGGCCGGCGCgggctccctgctgctccgcAAGCCGCCGGCGCCGCAGCATTACCGGGGCGAGCCACAGCGGGTGCCGGGCGGGCAGGAGCGGCTGCCCCCAGGGCTGGGCCATGCGCAGCCCCCCCCACCGGCCCCCGACCACGGCGACTGGACCTACGAGGAGCAGTTCAAGCAA CTCTATGAGCTGGATGGTGACCCCAGGAGGAAGGAATTCCTGGACGACCTCTTCAGCTTCATGCAGAAGCGAG GGACCCCCGTCAACCGGATCCCCATCATGGCCAAGCAGGTGCTGGACCTGTACATGCTGTACACGCTGGTGACGGAGAAGGGCGGCCTGGTGGAGGTGATCAACAAGAAGCTGTGGCGAGAGATCACCAAGGGGCTGAACCTGCCCACCTCCATCACCAGCGCTGCCTTCACCCTGCGCACCCA GTACATGAAGTACCTGTACCCCTACGAATGTGAGAAGCGAGGGCTGAGCAACCCCAACGAGCTGCAGGCGGCCATCGACAGCAACCGACGGGAGGGCCGCCGGCAGGGCTTCGGCAGCTCCCTCTTCACCTACTCCCCCGGCGGCACCCATGGGCTCCTCTCCTCCCCGAAGCTGCCGGTGCCGGCGCTGGGGTTGGCGTCCGCCACCAACGGCGGATCCATCGCTCCCGTCCAGAAGATCAAGAAAG aggaggactcccccatccccatctccgtGCCCAGCCGGCTCCCGGTCTCGCTGGCCGGGCACCCCGTGGTGGCAGCGCAAGCGGCCGCGGTGCAGGTGGCGGCAGCGGCTCAGGCCGCGGCGCTGGAGCAGCTGCGGGAGAAGCTGGAATCGGGGGAGCCCCCGGAGAAGAAGATGGCGCTGGTGACGGACGAGCAGCAGCGGCTGATGCAGCGGGCGCTGCAGCAGAACCTCCTGGCCATGACGGCCCAGCTGCCCATGAGCATCCGCATCAACAGCCAGGGCACCCGCTCGCCAG AGAACCGCCAGGACTCGGCCACCGGCCTCAGCAGCAACGGCACCAACAGCATCAGCATGTCGGTTGAGATCAACGGTATCGTCTACACAG GTGTGCTGTTTGCCCAGACGCCCggcccttcctcctcctcttcctcctcctcctcctcgctccCTTCCTCTGCCTACAGCAAAGGCAATGGCGGCGGTGGCAGCCGGAGCAGCGGCAGCGGTGGCAGCGGGGTGGGcagcggcggtggcggcggcacCGCAGCACCGCCCAACCTGGCCGTGCCCCCCACTTCTACCTCCAACAACGCTTCGCCTTAA